The Pecten maximus chromosome 11, xPecMax1.1, whole genome shotgun sequence genome has a segment encoding these proteins:
- the LOC117337840 gene encoding probable serine/threonine-protein kinase fhkB, with the protein MSNGHVINTKPRPKFGHLDNSGHNNGHLDNSGHNNGHLDNSGHNNGHLDNSGHNNGHLDNSGHNNGHLDNSVHNNGHLDNSGHNNGHLDNSGHNNGHLDNSGHNNGHLDNSGHNNGHLDNSGHNNGHLDNSVHNNGIHLDNSGTTMDTLTTLYTTMDTLTTLDTTMGTLTTLDTTMDTLTTLDTTMDTLTTLDTTMDTLTTLDTTMDTLTTLYTTMDTLTTLDTTMDTLTTMDTTMTP; encoded by the exons ATGTCCAACGGTCATGTCATAAATACT AAACCTAGACCCAAGTTTGGACACCTTGACAACTCTGGACACAACAATGGACACCTTGACAACTCTGGACACAACAATGGACACCTTGACAACTCTGGACACAACAATGGACACCTTGACAACTCTGGACACAACAATGGACACCTTGACAACTCTGGACACAACAATGGACACCTTGACAACTCTGTACACAACAATGGACACCTTGACAACTCTGGACACAACAATGGACACCTTGACAACTCTGGACACAACAATGGACACCTTGACAACTCTGGACACAACAATGGACACCTTGACAACTCTGGACACAACAATGGACACCTTGACAACTCTGGACACAACAATGGACACCTTGACAACTCTGTACACAACAATGGGATCCACCTTGACAACTCTGGAACAACAATGGACACCTTGACAACTCTGTACACAACAATGGACACCTTGACAACTCTGGACACAACAATGGGCACCTTGACAACTCTGGACACAACAATGGACACCTTGACAACTCTGGACACAACAATGGACACCTTGACAACTCTGGACACAACAATGGACACCTTGACAACTCTGGACACAACAATGGACACCTTGACAACTCTGTACACAACAATGGACACCTTGACAACTCTGGACACAACAATGGACACCTTGACAACTATGGACACAACAATGACACCTTGA